A window of the Cyanobacteria bacterium FACHB-DQ100 genome harbors these coding sequences:
- a CDS encoding STAS domain-containing protein, whose amino-acid sequence MQSLLVHSQAAIIRPCGSLNAANAAELRQQLQTAVLSEKNNALLIDMSQVESLDSAGLMALVSALNLAQENRKRFSLCAVSVPVRIVFELTQLDRVFEIFENVAAFEQTTA is encoded by the coding sequence ATGCAGAGTTTGCTCGTCCATTCCCAAGCTGCCATCATTCGTCCTTGCGGCTCCCTTAACGCTGCAAATGCCGCAGAATTGCGACAGCAACTCCAGACAGCCGTGTTGTCTGAGAAAAATAATGCTCTGTTGATCGATATGAGTCAGGTAGAGTCGCTCGACAGTGCCGGATTGATGGCATTGGTTTCGGCGCTAAATCTGGCGCAAGAGAATCGGAAGCGGTTCAGCCTCTGTGCTGTCAGCGTGCCAGTCCGAATTGTGTTTGAACTCACCCAGCTCGATCGCGTCTTCGAGATCTTTGAGAACGTTGCTGCATTTGAACAGACAACCGCTTAG
- a CDS encoding TIGR03960 family B12-binding radical SAM protein, translated as MAVAVEALLTTDILRPARYLGNELGAVHKPWDEATVRWVLTYPEIYEVGASNLGHIILYSILNTQPRQLCDRAYLPAPDLAAKLRETETPLFAVESRRPLTDFDILGFSLSYELGATNILEMLDLAGIPLTWKARSETDPLIFAGGQTATSNPEPYADFFDFVALGDGEELLPEIGLVVEEGKAAGLSREALLLDLAQIPGVYVPRFYEMAPDGSVHPNRPDVPKRILRRVATPIPAYSIGLVPYVQTVHDRLTIEIRRGCTRGCRFCQPGMLTRPARDVEPEQVVDAIETGMRATGYNEFSLLSLSCSDYLALPAVGVEIKNRLKGENISLSLPSQRVDRFDENIANIIGGTRQMGITFAPEAGTQRMRDIINKGLTNEELLRGVKTAFEQGWDKVKLYFMIGLPGETDADVLGIADTIRWLRRECTKQGRRRLDFNVTISNFTPKPHTPFQWHSVSTAEFKRKQALLKDAFRSIKGVKINFTDTRISAMEDFVGRGDRRLAPVVQRAWELGAGMDSWWESLEKAFGAWTQAIDEAGVSWKYRQVESGEWNIFEANEAISLDAPLPWDHLDTGIDKKWLKEDLQRALEAAIVPDCSFEGCSHCGVCGVDFGHNIVIPPLEIPEFSGHFQPNQTRAQRLRVRMGKQGEMALLSHLDMMRLFDRVVRRASIPVTFTGGFHPSPRIVPASALPLGVSSSGEIVDFELTRSMNVEEFRNQLAAQLPADLPIYEIEEVDPQQPAAAVLLQKAEYRLEVAAETEADWQAWIDQVLAKSEIWLEQTTKSGKTYPLDVRDRLFNLQLLESTAEKATLQYIGSCQNDGTLLKPEQMIKILEQVAGQELSLLTIHRSHLFLA; from the coding sequence GTGGCAGTTGCAGTAGAAGCTCTTTTGACAACAGATATTCTGCGTCCGGCTCGATATCTTGGCAATGAGCTAGGAGCCGTTCACAAACCTTGGGATGAGGCGACGGTGCGATGGGTGCTGACTTACCCAGAGATTTATGAAGTTGGGGCATCGAATCTCGGTCATATTATTCTTTACAGCATTCTAAACACTCAGCCGCGTCAGTTGTGCGATCGAGCCTATCTTCCTGCTCCCGACCTCGCCGCTAAACTACGCGAAACGGAAACGCCTTTGTTTGCGGTGGAATCGCGCCGTCCATTAACAGATTTCGACATTCTTGGATTTAGCCTCAGTTACGAACTCGGCGCGACAAACATTCTTGAAATGCTCGACCTTGCAGGAATTCCCCTGACTTGGAAGGCACGATCGGAGACTGATCCCCTAATTTTTGCAGGCGGACAAACGGCCACTTCAAACCCTGAACCTTACGCTGATTTCTTCGATTTTGTGGCGTTGGGCGATGGGGAAGAACTTTTACCGGAAATCGGGTTAGTGGTCGAAGAAGGCAAAGCCGCAGGATTAAGCCGCGAGGCACTGCTGCTGGATTTGGCTCAAATTCCTGGGGTTTACGTGCCGCGATTTTACGAAATGGCTCCAGATGGTTCCGTGCATCCGAATCGTCCAGATGTCCCGAAACGAATTCTGCGACGGGTCGCCACACCGATTCCAGCCTATTCGATCGGGCTAGTTCCCTATGTGCAAACCGTCCACGATCGTTTAACGATCGAAATTCGGCGCGGTTGTACCAGAGGTTGCCGATTCTGCCAGCCGGGAATGCTGACCCGTCCAGCGCGGGATGTCGAACCTGAGCAGGTGGTAGACGCGATCGAGACGGGGATGAGAGCGACCGGATATAACGAATTCTCGCTGCTGTCGCTCAGTTGCTCCGATTATTTAGCGCTGCCCGCAGTCGGAGTCGAAATCAAGAATCGATTAAAAGGAGAAAACATCTCGCTGTCGTTGCCGAGTCAACGGGTCGATCGCTTCGATGAAAACATTGCAAACATCATCGGCGGCACTCGTCAAATGGGAATTACCTTCGCGCCAGAAGCCGGAACTCAACGAATGCGCGACATTATCAACAAAGGGCTGACCAATGAAGAGCTACTGCGCGGCGTGAAAACGGCTTTTGAGCAAGGCTGGGACAAAGTCAAGCTGTACTTTATGATTGGGCTTCCCGGCGAAACGGATGCAGACGTTTTAGGCATTGCGGACACGATTCGGTGGCTGCGGCGAGAATGCACCAAGCAAGGACGCAGACGGTTAGATTTCAACGTCACCATTTCTAACTTCACGCCAAAGCCGCATACTCCATTTCAATGGCATTCGGTTTCAACGGCTGAATTTAAGCGCAAACAAGCCTTATTAAAAGATGCCTTTCGATCAATCAAAGGCGTAAAAATCAATTTCACCGACACCCGGATTTCGGCAATGGAAGATTTTGTCGGTAGAGGCGATCGTCGACTCGCGCCAGTGGTACAACGCGCTTGGGAACTGGGTGCAGGCATGGACTCTTGGTGGGAGAGCCTGGAAAAAGCGTTTGGCGCGTGGACACAAGCGATCGACGAAGCAGGCGTAAGCTGGAAATATCGCCAAGTCGAAAGTGGTGAATGGAATATTTTTGAAGCGAATGAGGCGATTTCGCTCGATGCCCCTCTGCCCTGGGATCACCTAGATACGGGAATTGATAAGAAGTGGCTGAAAGAGGATCTACAAAGAGCGCTGGAAGCTGCGATCGTTCCCGATTGCTCGTTTGAGGGCTGTTCTCATTGCGGCGTTTGTGGAGTCGATTTTGGACACAATATTGTGATTCCGCCCCTTGAGATTCCTGAATTTTCGGGACACTTCCAGCCCAATCAAACACGAGCGCAACGATTACGGGTTCGGATGGGCAAACAAGGCGAAATGGCGTTACTGAGCCATCTGGACATGATGCGATTGTTCGATCGTGTAGTCCGTCGCGCTTCGATCCCGGTTACCTTTACAGGTGGATTTCACCCCTCGCCCCGAATTGTCCCCGCCAGTGCCCTACCGCTCGGCGTGAGTAGCTCTGGTGAAATCGTCGATTTTGAATTAACGCGATCGATGAACGTAGAAGAGTTCCGCAATCAACTTGCGGCTCAACTTCCAGCAGACCTTCCGATTTATGAGATTGAAGAAGTCGATCCACAGCAACCCGCAGCAGCCGTATTACTGCAAAAAGCCGAATATCGGCTCGAAGTGGCAGCCGAAACGGAAGCAGACTGGCAAGCTTGGATCGATCAGGTCTTAGCAAAGTCTGAGATTTGGCTAGAGCAAACGACAAAATCGGGAAAAACCTACCCGTTAGACGTGCGCGATCGCTTATTTAACCTGCAATTGCTTGAATCGACTGCGGAAAAAGCCACGTTGCAATACATCGGCAGTTGCCAGAATGATGGAACGCTATTGAAGCCGGAGCAGATGATTAAGATTCTTGAACAAGTAGCTGGACAAGAATTATCTCTTTTAACCATCCACCGCTCCCATCTCTTTTTGGCGTAA